The Nicotiana tomentosiformis chromosome 2, ASM39032v3, whole genome shotgun sequence genome includes the window agatggaggcagggcttagcctcatgtaaaatggagacaatgcttagtctcacgcagggaaagacaatgcttagccttatgcaattagggaggcaatgcttagcctcatgcgaagtGGGAGATGATGATTgaaacttgtcgccttgttgataatacataagtagagtgggtaattgttggtcccaactgatgtgcggatggctcacctttgactcgctAAAATGActcttaacttttggaggtgggaactaaattgtttgcttgaggacaaacaaagacttaagtttgggggaattgataagtagggattttgactacttattaacgtattttaacttttattttagtctaaaagcaatAAATTATGTTTCCGAAACTCATGAAATTGtgtaaaattgcaggaatgctggaagttgagctcccaagatgaaatccgactaaaaatGAGCAGTCCAAGAACAAGGCAATAAAGAGCACAGAAGCACATAATGTGTGGCACGTAGAAGgaattctgcagccgcagaagaaattgcggaccgcagaattccatctgcggccgcaaacaaataagaaaaaatcAACACACAATTGTgtaaattgcggaccgcacatgaattgtgcggggCTAAAGGTCGAAGATCAGAGAGTGTGAAAAATGACTAAGTCCAGGACCTTAGTGAATAACGGACCATACAAGATTTGTGCGGCCGTACAAGATTTCCTTTCGGCCGCAACCCTAACATTGGGGACCGCATAAGTGTGCCTTGCAGCCGCAGTGCTAAATCTGTGGACCGTAGAAAAGTTGTCGTGtggccgcagttcagaaatgtgcggccgcagaactccagCTCTTGCCATATGAAGAagtctgtggaccgcacatgaaattatgCGGCAGCAAAACCTCCCAAGGGGTATTTTTGTTCGAGATTTTCGatcttgtataaatagacgagtttcacaaaattaggtcattggaagtttactttgctttagtgtattttacaatagatttaatcattttaagctttcattatgagtttaattagtctttcttctctattttcttcaaacctaagtatgagtagctagacgtttactagagttgtgacccaaccctagtgtgtaaaccttatgggtatctagtttagtgcttgtttataattgagtgtttattatttagcttagttcatgctttaattgtggaattaatagttgcaaacattaattcatgcctattagacttagtctctacttgagaaagaaagacctagtctaggataacttagctaagaAGGAATTGGGTCTAtcaagagattgattaacccgacttgagatagtaataacccgacttgagcttttattaactattttgtgtgatacctatttgttcttgagaaagctaaattagGCAAAActactctttgaccgagaggtattgagtgggcaatttagagttgatagctataatacacctcaATCAAATAAgcaagcattaaagtctttatcccattaggcaaacacgtaggtaatggtcacagccctaggctttttatcaatttggaaaaacctcaaaaacaagtATCTCTaatcttctttttttattttgcaatctttagagtaaaattagaaatagaaaatagATCTTtgtgtggaagtgcaatctagataagtCAATCACtcacattgaaatatatacccctaactcccatcttagctccctgtgaatttgaccccgactcttagttggattTTAATTATTGCACACGACTgtttcatacctcttttgaggtATACATTTGGATGCGATCAAGGGTGAAGGGGATTGGTAGGAAAAATGGAGACATGTACATAAAAAAGGATGCATACATTGGTAAGCAGTGCACACAACatccaataacaataacaattcaTAGACATGGCAACAATTTATGGCACAACAGACTTGGAAACCCTTCTGCACCAGTAATGAAGTCTATGAAGTTGTTACATAATCATGTAAATCGTTCACAATTGAATAAGTGCACAATTTGTCATTTGGCAAAGCAAGCTAGATTGATGTTGCCTAGTAGTGATTCTAGAGCTGATGCACCATTTCACATTGTACATATGGATCTTTGGGGCTGTAAAACTGCTACTTTTGACAACAAGCATTACTTTTTGACAATTGTGGATGATCACAGTAGGTATACATGGATCTATTTGCTGTAACTTAAGTCTGAAGCTATTGTGGCTATTAAGTCTTTTTTGTATATGGTGCAGACACAATTTAGTGTCATGGTTACGATTTTTAGGACTAACAATGGTACTGAGTTCTTTAACTCATAGTGCAGTACTTTACTTAAAGATTTTGGCATACTTCATCAGAGCAGATGTGTTCACACCCCTCAGCAGAATGGGGTGGTTGAAAGAAAACATAGACATATATTGAATATAGTCAGGGCACTTAGGTTCCAATCCAAGGTGCCTAGTAGATACTGGGGGTATGTGTATTGAGACAGCAGTCTACCTCATGAATATACTACATTCTACTGTGACTGGTAACAAAAGTCCATATGAGCTATTATTCAAGAAGGAGGCAACATTGCATCACCTAAGGATATTTAGGTGTTTGTGTTTTGCAACTACAGTTCCTAAAGGTGACAAGTTTGTAGAAAGAGCAAGGCCAACTGCTCTTATGGGCTACCCAAAGTTGCAAAAGGGATACATCCTCCTAGACCTTAAAACACACTAGTTGTTTGTCAAGAATGAGAAATACTCCCTGATACCCTCTAGGGCCTAGCTAGCAATATGATCCTCAATATTAAGGGTCGAGACGACCCCACACTTAAGCTCAAACATGCTCCTCAGCTTCACCTtcaggtactcagacttccctaATCTgcaaaataaaacaaacaaaacataACGCTAAAAAAACAATTACatgctgggttgcctcccaacaagctcCTTATTTATAGTCATGGAATGACTTTGCTACTCTGCTCAGGCTGGGCATTTTCGCTTCCTCATCTTTCCATGAAGTTTTTCCTTTTTGCGTGCTCTAGGAGGATATTTTCTTCCCTCTCAGCCCCTTTTCTCTTTTACCTTTACACATTCAGCTCGCAACACCactttttctaacttaattttcgTTTCCATGCCAGTAGGCTCCACATAAAGATCTTGCTCTATCAACTTTGATTCTACCATCGAGATCATGCACAAATCCTCAAAATGCTTGGGAAGTTTAAGTGCCTTGTACACATTAAAAGTGACTTCCTCGTTATGTACTCTCATCTTCAACTTTTCTTCCCTTACATCTATAATTGCTCCACCAGTAGCCAGGAATGGTTGTCCCAAAATAATAAGCACTTCTTTATTTTCTAGGTAGTAAAGAATAATAAAGGCAGCGGAGAAGATGAACTTCCCCACTCGTATCGGCACATCTTCAATAATTCCTCCAGGCACTGCTAATGAATGATCTACTAGTTATAGAGTTATAGTAGTAGGCCTAGGTTCTCCTAGATCGAGCTTCTTGAAAACTGATAgtggcatcaaattaatgctcTCTCCCATATCGCACAAGGCTGTACCAACCTCATGTTTTCTAATTGCCAACGGAACTGTAAAACAACCTGGATCCTTCAACTTAGGCGGGAGCTTACTCTGTACTCTAGCACTACACTCCTCAGTTAGTGCAACTATTTCACACTCTGTCAACCTTCTTTTGTTGGTCACAATGTCTCTCAGGTACTTGACATATTTAGGAACTTCTTGCAACACTTCTACCAGAGGTAGATTCATACGCACCTGGCTCAAGATATCTAAGATGTTTTTGTACTTGGAATCATCTTTCAATTTTTGCAACCTTTGAGGAAAAGGCGGTGGTGGCCTTACCTCTATCTCTTGCATGTGTTCATCATCCTTATTTTCGACTTCTTTTACTAGCTTAAGCACCAACTCTCTTTCAGGTACAGGTCGTTGAGAAAGAGACTCCTCCAATTCTCTCCCACTTCTTAGATTAATTACTTGTACATGTTCTATTGGATTCTTCTCAGTGTCACTTGGGAGTGATCCAGTAGGCCTAACATTCTGATTGGAGGCTACTTGCTCGAATTGCCTCTCCAAATTTCTGAAATCAGTCCTGAGTTGTTCATTGTCTGTTCAAAGTTGCTAGTTGTCAATTAATAGCTTTTTCAACATATCATTGGTGCTTTCTTCTAGCTGTTATGGTGGCTCCTGGGCTGATTGTTGTTTCCTTAGGGTCTGCATTGATTTTGACTAGACTGGTTTCCACCCCATGAGAAATTTAGGCGATTCCTCCagttgggattataagtattcgCATTTTGTGCACTTTGGTTCATTAGACCTCTACTCTGCTGGCCCACATAATAAATAGATTCTGGATTTACCGGATATTGATCACTCGTGTGACCTTCTCCGCAAATTTCACAACATATGGCCATCCTTTGAACCTGCTGCATCTTATGCCCATAACTCATTGCCATCTTAGCTACTTGGTTGGCAAGTTTAGAAATTTCTGCCCGCATGGCTACCATCTCATCTAGCTCAAGTGTACATGCTGCTTTATGTTTGATCATTCTTCTTGGTTCACGGTGACCTTTCCAGTTTGATCGTTTGTAGTGAAATTATTCAGTAGAGTCTAAATCTCACTATAGGGCTTTTGCATGCAACTTCCTCCACAAGCCGAGTCTAGACTCAATTTGGAGGTCTCATCCAACCCATCCACAAAAGTGTGTCCCAACCCTTCATCAGTTTGACAGCGGTGAGGACAATCTCTGAGTAGTTTTTTATATCTCTCCTAGGCCTGACGCAGAGTCTCTCCCTCTTTTTGTTAAAACCTCAAAATTTAGCTTCTTAGTGACTTTGTTTCCTTTGTGGGAAAGAATTTGATGAGGAATTTATGTGCTAGATCATTCCATGTGAGGATTTAGTTTGTAGGCTCTTTGTTTAACCATTCCTTTGCTTCCCCCATCAGAGAAAAGGGAAACAAAGTCAGTCTGACATAGTTATTAGAGACGTTCAGATAATTATAAGTATCCGTAATTTCCAGAAAGTTCTGAATGTGGCACTATggatcttcatgagatagacccacatactgCCCTGTGGATTTGATCAGCTGCACCATGTGTTGTTTCAGCTCGAAATGCCCTGTTATATCAGGCTTAACGATAGCCTGAGTCATGTTCGCGAGACAAGGCCTTACAGCCTCAATCACCTGCCACTCTTCATTTTGTGCCATCTCGATTGGTTGTGGTTGGACTATGATGACAAACTCTGCAATTCTTGCTCTTGTTTCCGCCTCCATCCTTAACCTGTGGAAGAGTCTTTTCGGGTTCAGGATCTAAAGTAGGAAGATAGTTCAAATTGTTACTTCTTCTTAGCATTCAATGTGAACACTTGTTGAGTCATAAACAGTGAAACAAATTAAATCtcgaaaaaaaaaaacttattttaGACAAGTAGTTAATTTCTAAATCCCCGGTAACAGCGCCAAAATTTTGTTAGGTCCGAATGCActcgcaagtatacgcggtcgacaagtaataaaATAATGAGAAAGTATCATTCCCACGAAGATTTATGATCAACTATTGTCCATTCTAaactatttataaatttattgctCAAGAGGTTGTGAAGAAGATGATTGTGATTTTTACGACTCAAAATTACTATGAAATTACTAAAATAGCCAACAATTCAAAGGTGCAAAGCAACAAGCAAACACTTAGAAAGAATTCAATAAGATGAGAATATTCCGGGGTTATGGGATTAATGTCTCTCCTATTGCGTTCTTCCACTTAATTTATTCAATTAATTTATCTAATTTGTTGATTAGCAGGGTTTATTATGTTCGCGAAGTTCTTTCGACGTTTtgctcgcctattcaagccaaACTAGTACTATATGTTTATAtaattagaattaacaagaaaGCATGTGGATTTTCTGCGAAAATAACCAAGTAAGATaactagaatatgtctatcctaatcacgAATATATTCTCCGATGCCTggattcaagaacttactctattcaatcttatatgcaatctatagttccaactttcgagttcaactataaattcgTAGAAAGTAATTGTTAGCTACGCAATAGAATAACTTAGTGCAAGATTGAACaaaaaaattaatatgataaacCAAGAAAACTAATCAACTCTCAAACTACAATAATTAATAACGACCCATAACCCCAGAATAatgaggttcttagccactcatgatgAAGTTAGACAATTCCATAAGTGTTGAATAGTCaaaaatactaagaaagatgaagaaaaactgagaatcTTTGCTCCCGAGTGTTTTGTGCTTGTGTTGTTTTTCTTCTTAAAGTGGCGTTCCCCCTCCAAATAGGTTTAGACTtctttttatacgagttgggtgtGTGTAGGGCCGTCAAAACCTTGTCCCGAGTGAAATAGGAGAGCGTTCCGTCACCCATCGTCCAGGGTAGCGCGTCATGCTAGCCCTAGCATGTTGGCCAAAATTTTGAGATCTATAAATTGTGCCACGGGTAGCGCAATGCACTATCCAGGGCGCTACACTGGCCCATTTTTTGTTTTGTTCCCTTTTTGCTTCAAATCGTGAAATTTTGTCCCACATAGCATTCAGAGGACTCCTACGCATAAAAATACCATgaattattataatttattatattacaCATCCGAAATCTATGAAATATGAGTAAAATGCGAGgcaatatacatataaatatacatactttaagccaAATATCACACACATTATGAATGCAAAAAAAAAGTAGAGAAACACAAATTCTTTCAGGCAGACTATTCAAACTATAGATAAGAAGAGTAACTTGAAAAGTTCAATCTTTTGGAATTGGAAGGGAAAAATGTATGGGGTAAAATTTGTTTATAACGGATGGTCGAATGGTAACATGACACGTGAAATCGGAGATGGCAAAGGACAAGTCAGGAAACAGCCAATATCAGATATAATGAATGTAATCGATATCGGGTAAATCCTGAGGGGAGCATAGTCAACAGTAGAAGGTGAAGGGTTTGTCATCGGATAACATTCAATGAGGGAATATTCATTAATATTAAATGAGCGATCGTTACAGAGAATATTTGTATTCATCTCCTGCCGTTACGCGTTCATCAATGAtttttttattatcatttaagaggatCTTGATCCTAGGATCTAGTTTCCCTAGGTAAGGTTATAAATAACATGCTCAACAGACATTGTAAGGACATAAAATTTTCTTCATACAAAAGCTTTATGTTcctacttttactctcaatttaaCAACTCTATTTGTACTTCGTCGTTATTTTCATTTTTGTTCTCAGAGACACTGCGTTCGGAGCCAGGCTTGTTATCTTCTTTGATTTCAATCATTAAAtcttaattttaatattatttccttatcatttttggataagtcaattcacttgtctataaatcacataACAAATTTAACTATACCGTTTTggaggtaaacagtttggtgcccaccgtggggcttagacaatTGCATAATTGCTTTGATCCTATgtttattactaacttgttttGATACTTTACTTAGAGAGATACGATATGTCAGTTAATGATGTCAATATTACACACAATGTCGAGGGGCACGAATAATTGTCCAAACATGATGACTAAATCAGTAAGACTCGCGATGATGTGGAGGAGGAATATGTCATGGAAACGGTTAAAATCCTAGGAGAACAACAGAAAGAAATCATGAAACACCTCTCAAGGTAGGATCGGGTGATGATAGAGTTAAAACAAGCATTGTCATGCACCTCCAATAACGCGAACGGAATGGCCCCCGTTCCTCCCAATGTTCCTGCAAACCAAACGGCTCAGAGGGTCGATAACAACACCCCAAGGGGTGAAGTTGGCTTTGACGAAGTCGGAGGGACCGGTAGCGGATGTGGAAATAATGACGGGAATGATCCCTTCAAAACCAATCTTGTCTTGGTGAACTCTTCAAGTATCTTACTAACCTTGTTGCAGCTTCTCAATTAGATTTCTTGGGCATTTGCATGAACTGACTCAAGGTATGAACTACATAGTTGATGTTAGGCCTTGTGACAGTCACATACATTAGCCTCTCATATGAACTAATGTCATGCAAGATTTCATCTCCTGTAACTCCAGTCATTTTGTCATACTCCACAGTTTTTAGCTTCAAATTGGACTCCAAAGGTGTCTTGGCTGGGCTTGCTATAGTTAATGCCATATCAGAGATCAAATCTAGCACATACTTTCTTTGATTGAGAATCACCCCTGAACTTGACCTCAACACTTCTATGCCAAGGAAGCACCTCAGCTCACCAAGATCTTTAGTTTTGAATTTCTAATTCAACACTCTCTTTGCCTCACTAATCAGCTCAATGCTACTCCCTGTGATGAGtagatcatcaacatatactaggATAATTACAATGTCATCAGATTTGTTTAGTGTGAACAATGAATAATCATGGCTGCTTTGGAAGAATCCTGCACCAACCAATGCATCTGTCAACTTTATGTTCCACTGCCTAGATGCTTGCTTTAGTCCATACAAGAACTTATGCAACTTGCACATCCTTGACTCCCCTTGTCTTCTGAACCCCTCAGGCTTGTCGATATAGACTTCCTCACATAGATCTTCTTGTAAGAATTTATTGTATACATCCATTTGCCATAGAGTCCAACCTTTAGATACAAAAAGTGATATGGTTGATCTTACAGTCACCATCTTAACAACAAGTGAGAAGGTATCATgataatcaaggccttccttttgacTGTAGCCTTTTGCTACAAGTCTGGCCTTGAACCTCTCAACTTCTCCATTAACTTGGTATTTGATCTTGTACACCCATTTTGAGCCTACTGCATTTTTCCCTTGTGGAAGGTCTACCACTTCCCATGTACCATTATCTTCTAGTTCCTTGATCTCCAACTTCATTGCTTTTATCCACCTGGCATCTTTTGTTGCATCTCTTAAACATTTAGACTCCACCAATGTAAAGAATTTGGCAAGATAGGCTTGATATGTTGGCTTGATGCTGTCATAGGATAAGTGATTGGAGATGGGGTGTTTGCTGGTTCTTTATTTGGTGGTTATATAACCCTTCATCCAAATAGGTTGTTTGAAATCTCTTGAAGATTTCTGAACTCCATCTAATGGAATGTGTCCAACATCGAAGGAAGTTGATTCCTCATTGGAGTCACCTCCCTCTTTATGCTCCAGAACAAGGGAAGGACTTAATTCCAGATCAAATGAATCAGAATCCCGGGTAGTAGTGTCAAGGGAAGCTGCAGGGTTATCATTAGGCCAAGTAAAGGATGTTGAAGTGTCATTGATGTGGGAAATATCAGGTGAATTTGGCAGCATGTCTTGAGATGTATATGATGAGTTTTGTGGTGAATTTGGTGGAATATCATGGGGTGTATCTGGTGTGATCTGTGATATGTCATGAGGTAAGGTTTGGTCTTTGTTGGTAGTTCTAGGTGCAGGTTGTTTCTTTGAGTATGCAATGGCAAAAGGAAatttattttctctgaaaatgaCGTCTTTGCTGATTTTAATATCTTTCTCTGTGATCAATGTACCGAGGACTATGCataacataagtgtggggtggggaaacTACTTTATGAGTGTAATTgtataaaaaatatttctttctcgTTATTTTTTTAGAACCCATAGTTAGTTTAGAATAGTAGAAAATTATTCAaaaaaaatataatcaaaaaaagctctgatttttcccgacgatggatctcttgaacaattttcttgagggatgaAGGTCCgattaaaaataacaaaaagattttcttttgcttttattaggatagttaggtagtaattcccttggtttttctttgggcatCGGTTCTTGTCCAAAGGTATATCTTGAACCGGATATTTTGGTTTTAATTATGTTTAAAGTAGGATAGAAAGGAAACTAGTTGCTCTAGATACctattgacatgtttggtgctggCACATTAGGCTATGGCCTGCGCTCTGTATTCCtgttatattttatttgaattgtGATGCCTAAGTGAAATAAATAGCCTATGATGTGACGCCTGTTCTTAGTTACATGACTTGTATGTCACCTAGTGAATTATTGCTCAAAATTCTCAACGATatgtgcttgcttgacttgagagttgaacagaaTCGTCTTGATTGAGTCACGTGCAGTGTGTGTGTAAGGATTCATGATATTCTGTGTAATCTTGTGTAGTCTAAGCGAAATCTTTAAGTTGtactagtctaggagatgacgaAGGCAGTTCTTTGCTTGATCATAGATGTGCTTGTTACTTACAAATAAAAATTTTCCGTTGCTAACCCCTTTGAGTCGTAGACCTTTTCATTGGCACCCACACTACAAGTCGTAtccccatttttctttttgttcttaacttaagtgtaatgacccaacctgtcattttgacttttaaaatctcgtttccctaaataaaactcttcGTATATGCTTTTACAAATTTATGACTTGAGGGGACggttggttcagaatttggaagtgttcgggttgaaatcagaacacttggttccttagttggctttaaaaggccaaatttgacttcggtcaacatttttagcaaacgacccaggaatcggaatttgacgattccaataggttcgtatgataattttggacttgggagtatgttcgaatcgggttttggacaacccgggagcgtttcggtgcttaatagtgaaaattaactattagaaggtttaatgttctttaaaattggtctggagtaggttttggagtaattgaggtctatttggaattccgagcctgaaaatagcttcgtatggtgatttaatacttgcacgtaaaatttagtatcattccgagtagtataagtatatttcggcgcattcggagt containing:
- the LOC138905767 gene encoding uncharacterized protein, producing the protein MIKHKAACTLELDEMVAMRAEISKLANQVAKMAMSYGHKMQQVQRMAICCEICGEGHTSDQYPVNPESIYYVGQQSRDNEQLRTDFRNLERQFEQVASNQNVRPTGSLPSDTEKNPIEHVQVINLRSGRELEESLSQRPVPERELVLKLVKEVENKDDEHMQEIEVRPPPPFPQRLQKLKDDSKYKNILDILSQVRMNLPLVEVLQEVPKYVKYLRDIVTNKRRLTECEIVALTEECSARVQMPGGIIEDVPIRVGKFIFSAAFIILYYLENKEVLIILGQPFLATGGAIIDVREEKLKMRVHNEEVTFNVYKALKLPKHFEDLCMISMVESKLIEQDLYVEPTGMETKIKLEKVVLRAECVKIREV